TTTTGCATTTCACCGCTTTCAATACCTTCACTGTAAATCTGTTCCATCTCACGGCACATGAATTCCACCCCTTTCTGTGTTTCCTTCAATTCGTATACTCTGTCAGCAAGTATCTTACTGTGCATATCTTCTGCATTCTTACAGTGAAGATCATGCATCAGTCTGCCTAATTCTGTATCCTCTTGTTTCTTAGAATTTACATAGATAATATGAGCTTCATCCTTAAAATTCTCACTGACTTCTTCGATTTTCCTGTCTATATGATAAATCGGAAGTCCGTATCCAAGTGCATCGTCTCTGGTGATAAAAATCACGTAGCTTTCCGGAAGGTCATCAAAATCCTGTCCTGGATTTAATGTGTTCATATCCATCAGACCACTATGATACCTTGCTCTTTTGGGAGATGCCCCTTCGTTGTCCTGTTGGATTTCTACATCCATCTGCTTGCCTTCAGAATCTCTGGCAACACAGTCCAGAATAGCTGAACGCCCCTGCAAATTCTTATAGTCTTTCTGCAGAACTTGATCAATCACTTTCAGATCCTTTTTATTCATAATTACCTGCAGAACATATTCTGTACATTCCCGTTTCTTGAATACATTCCGCATAAACACATCGCTCATGATGGTAAGGTCTTTTAAGATACCCTTGTATCTTTCGTAACGTGTTTCCAATTCTTCTGTTTTCACGATTTCTTCTTTCGCCACGTCCATTCTCGCCTCCATTCTTTGCTATGTCAGGATAGGTTCCTAAATGTCTCCTATCCCAATTTCATCTTAACATCAAAATCAGCTTTTCACAAGCCACTATTTTATCCTACACCACTTGAAAACAATAATTTCCAATCAGTTTCATCCAACTATTATATTTATTCTTTTCACACACCTTTCGGCAAATTTCATTTTCCATCAATACACAGAACATCTTATCATAATCAAATGCCCAAACAGCACCATTCACATGGTTTTCCACTGCTTTCTGATCTATGCTTTTCAAGCGTGTGACCATTTTCTCAATTTCTCCATTTCCCAAGTTACCGATATTTTTGCAGATAAACCGAAAGAAATTCAACGTTGCATATTCGTCATGCCAATGGAACTCTTCTGGATTGTTTTTAATTTTACTGACTCGCTGCTGTTCTTTGATTATCTGAGCAGCTACACCTTTCATTGAATCTTCGTATCTCATATTATTCACCTACTCTTCCTCAACGCCCAGTGACGGTTTAAATCTTTTATCCTTTGCCTGCGGTACCACGATCTCATAAAAATAAAATCCTAAATACCCAAGTGCCTGCTTCTTCATTTTATAAAAAGAAGTCCTGCCTATTCCTAACTCCTGTTGTACTTCCACATCTGTCTTATTATAATGACTGCAAAAACAGGAATGAAGGATTTCACTGAGCATCACACCATTCGGTGCATAGAACTTCACCAAAGTCATTCCCCGATAGATCATGTCCGACAATCCATAAATAATCATCAGATTATTCATCTCCCGGTGCATCTTTGGCACATTCAGCTGGTTGTTATAAATGCTCAGATAACTCAATGCATATGCCATATCTTCATTGATTTTCTCCTGGCATTCCATATCCAGTTCTTCTAACACAATCTGATTTTCCAAAATCAATTTCTGATAGCTTGTCATCAATTCTTTAATATCAGTATAATGTCTTTCGATTGTAACTTCCAGATAATCCTGTGCATGACTTGCCATCTGGAAGGTAATTTCTTTCATTGATTTAATTGCATAATCTCTGTCTGTCATCAGTTTCAAAATCTCCTTATCATCATCACACTAACTGGCGGTCTTTCAGACCAGTTCGCTTTCCCCATGATTTTGATGGGAAGCAATTACTTACTACAACTTGCAGAAGCGGATATCCAAAAGGCATTGTGGGAGCTGCCTTTGCTGACCGGAATCCATCTTCTTATGTAAAACCTGCAGGAATATAAAGGGAAAGTGACTATCCCTGCCGGTTAATAATCCAAATAATATCGTCTATACCAATCTCTCCTTATGCTGTTTTTCTCTCCATAAACCATTTATCCACTTCGTAAAACAAGTGGCTTTCCTGCCCTTGTATCATACAGGTGTACATCATTCCTACACCGCCTGCCTTTCTGCTGGCGCATCGCTCGATTTTCAAAATTCTGTCAATGCTATACTTTCTTCCATCCTCCCATGTAAAAAATATGGGAACCAGCTGTCCGTCTTTCCGAAACTCTGCCACTACATCTACATATACTTTGTTCATGCCGACACCTCACTATAAAATCTCAATTGCTCTTGGCGATGCCGGGATTCTGCGGATATATCCATTTAACTCCAACTGCTTGATTCTGGAAAATGCTGATGATGTTGATTTCACCCCGATCAATTTTCCAAATTCCCGTACTGTCGGCGGATATCCATGCTCCTTCGTATAATCCAAAAGACACTGATAACTTTCTTTCTGTTTTCTGGTTAATGTTTTTTTCAAATCTATCCCTCCAATTACCCATGAAAATAACTGTGTGGATGGATCGTGTGCGTACCAGCGTCTAAGTGGGATAAGACTTTATCTTGATACATTGCCGCTCGCTGTATACTGAAATAACCAAACCGTCGTCTGATCTCATCTACAGTACGATCCAGCTTCTCTAACTTTTCCTTTTTCTCCTGATTTCCAAATAAATCCAACTGCACGGGAATATCATCTAACACAAGATCCGCAGCTCGGATTCCCAGGCTTCTAATGGGATGTTCCCATTTATAATTATCTTTAAATAGCTGAAATGCTGCAGTTACAATCTCGTTTGTAATATTCGTTGGCTGTCGTAAATGTATCTGTCTGGAAAAACTATACAATCCATTATCTCGAACTGTAATTTCTACTGTTTTGCATTTAAATCCATGTTTCCGCAATCGTGCAGCTACACTTTCTGCCAATGCTATTTGAATGATCCAGACATCCAGATCATTTTCCAGATCTCTCGGTGTTGTAGTGCTATTACCTATCGACTTTACTGGTGCTTCATATCCTTCCTTGCAAACCGGATCTTCATCCCAACCATTTGCGAAAGCCCATAATACATTTCCTATTTTTCCCAAATGGCTCTCTAACAACTTTTCGTCTGATTCCGCAAGTTGCCCAATTGTCCGGATTCCAAGTTTTTGCAATTTCTTATTTGTCTGTCTTCCGACATAAAGCAAATCTGTCGCTGGAAGCTGCCATATCCTGTCTTTATAATTTTCTCGATTAAACTCTGTGATTGCATCCGGCTTTTTATAATCTGAACCAAGTTTCGCATAAATCTTATTCCAGGAAATTCCAATACTTACCGTTACACCCAGTTCGTATTTAATCCGATGGCTGATTTCTCTTGCAATCGTCATTCCGCTTCCTTTCAGATTTCTGCTGTCCGATACATCCAGCCAGGCTTCATCAATTCCATATGGCTCGATCTTGTCCGTATACTCCGAATAGATTTCCCTTGCCATCTGTGAAAATCTCAAATACAAATCCATCCGTGGTGGTACAAATATGATTTCCGGACAAATCTGTTTTGCCTGCCATAATGCCATTCCGGTCTTTACACCTTTTTGCTTTGCAATATAATTTGCTGTCAGCACAATCCCATGTCTGGCTTCCGGATCGCCACCGACTGCCAGCGGCATTCCGGTAAATTCCGGATGATGCAGCATTTCCACACTGGCATAAAAACAGTTCATATCACTATGCAGGATCACACGCTCACTCAAACTTTTCACCTCCCAGCTGTTTTCTTCAACATGATGTCTTATCAATTTTTGTATGTTTAGTATATATCGACATTCCGGAGATAGTCAAGTAACATCTTGGTTGTATTTTCTCCATTTTGGAGATTATTGTTGATTTTATTTCTATCATACGGTATAATGCATATAGAAAATTCAAATAGAAATGAGGCGAACAAATGCGTGATTTCGGGGAAATATTAGCAGAAAATAGAAAAAAGAAAGGATACTCTCAATCAGATCTGGTAGACCTGCTTTCTCAGGAAGGTATTCAGGTCACTACAAAAGCAATCTCCAAATGGGAGACCAATGCACGAGAACCAGCTTTACATGTTTTCCTGACACTTTGCCAGTTACTTGATATCGAAGATATATATGAATCCTTCTTTGGAGAAAACCCATATAACATTATGAGTGGATTGAATGAAGAAGGCAGAAATAAATTGATTGAATTTGCTGATATTTTGAAAGCTTCTAAAAAGTTTTCTCCACTGTCTGCAAAAATTATCCCATTCCATCATCCTGTAGAAATTACATGGGAACCAGTTTCTGCTGGTACTGGAAATTACCTGGAGGATTCTGTAAAAGAAACCTATGATGTAGGACACCTTGCTCCTGAGCAGACTGACTTTGGTGTACGGATTTCCGGTGACAGTATGGAGCCAGTTTATCATACAGATGATGTTGCATGGATTCAGAAAAAAGATTCTCTTGCTAATGGTGAAATTGGAATCTTCTATCTCAACGGCAATATTTACATCAAGGAATTACACGATGAGCCAGATGGTGTTTATCTGATCTCTTTAAATCAAAAATATCGTCCTATCCAGGTTTTGGAATCTGACTCTTTTAAAGTTTTTGGAAAAGTAATCGGGAAATGCAAAGGTGCAGAAATTCCGGGATTTCATTAGATTTCAACAGCAGGTTCATGATCCTGCTGATAACAATAAGCAAAGGAAGTGATTGAATGGCAATCAATAATACATTAAAAGATATTCGTGAAGAACGGAATCTCATTCAAGCAGATTTGGCTGAAGCCATAGGTTCCTGCAGCCAGACTATAGGCCGCATCGAACGTGGAGAACGTAATCCCTCTCTTGAGATTGCAATCCGGCTGGCCCATTACCTGAAAGTGCCTGTAGAAGATATTTTTCAAGTTGAAGACTGAAGCATAACAGCCGAAAAACCGAGGAGTAAAATCCCCGGTTTTCCTTTTGCTCAAAAATCACTGTAAACCACTTACATTTTCTTCTTTTCCGCCTGCTCCGTCAATCAGGTCATAACTCATATCTAAAAAGTCCAGTACCTTTGCTTCGCTGACCGAACCATCCAGTAAAATCGTGATCCAGTGCTGTTTATTCATATGATACCCAGGTAAAAATCCATAAGTCTGAATAATCATATTTGTCATGTCCGGATCACACTTTACGTCAATGATATCAACCAACTCTCTTCCTTCTAATCCCAGTTTCGATTTTTCAACCGTCATGATCACTGCATACCATTTTCCATTTTTATGTCGGAGTACTGCACTGTCCGGTAGTTTACTCCATAGATATTCCGGAAGTGTGCCATACTGTTTCTGCACATATTCAAATATTTCTTCTTTCTTCACAATCCATTCAACTCCTGATTCTTCTGATATCCTGTCCATAATCTTACCACATTTTTGTTCCCTATACTACCTGTCAAATTCTTTTGCATTTTCCCGGTTCTCCTGACTTTAACTAATAGAGGGATAAAACAGCAAGGACAGGAAGTGAGGATACACTTCCGGGAAATCCCAATTTAGGGTACCCTGCCCTAAATTGAAAAACGTTGAAAGCAACGATACTACTGTCCTCTCAGAAAGGAGAACCCACCAATGGCTGAAAGAAAGAGAAACAAAGAAATCCATTTTTATGTCACCGAAGAAGAAAGGAAGCTTATACGCAGGAAGATGATAGAATCAAAAACCAAAAACATGGGAGCTTATCTGCGTAAGATGGCAATCGACGGTTACATCGTCAACACCGATACCACCCCACTGAAGAAACAGTATGAGGAAATGCACAAGATTGGTGTAAATATCAACCAGATTGCAAAAAAGGTAAATACCACCGGAGATCTATATCCAGAAGAAATGCAAGAATTGAAAGAGATGGTGAAAGAATTATGGCGTATCTTAAAATCTTCCCCATTAAGGTAACTGACAAGAAAGCTCTGGACTATATTACAAATCCAGATAAGACAGATGAAAAACTGTTAGTTTCCAGTTTTGGCTGTTCCCCGGAAACTGCAGATCTTGAATTTTCTATGACAAGAGAAATGGCAAAAAAGAATGGAATGGATAAAGGCGATAACCTGGCATTTCATCTGATCCAATCATTTAAACCTGGAGAAGTTGATGCCGAAAATGCCCATCGCTTAGGTCAACAATTTGCTGACGAAGTGCTGAAAGGAAAATATGAGTACGTGATCAGCACACACGTTGACAAAAATCATATTCACAATCATATCATCTTCAACGCTGCAAGCTTTGTTGATCATCACAAGTATGTTTCCAATAAGCGGAGCTACCATAAACTCTGCAGAATCAGTAATCGTATCTGCCATGAAAATGGACTTGCCACCAGCATGCCAACCGGAAAAAAAGGTAAAAGCTATAAAGAGAACATGGAATATCATCGTGGCACCAGTTGGAAAGCCAAGCTACGTGTCGCAGTTGATAAATCAATCTGGACTTCCATCAACTATGAGGAATTTCTGCAAAAGATGCAGTTAGCCGGATATGAAGTCCGGCAGGGAAAGCACCTGTCCTTCCGTGCACCGGAGCAGAAGAACTTCACTTATATGAAATCTCTCGGAAGCTATTATTCCGAAGAAAATGTTCGCATCCGTCTGGCTAAAAATCGTAGCAAAGTAAAAACTCCAAGACATCTGTCCAGAGAAGCTCGCTTGTATATCAATATCTCCACTTATGTCACAACTGGAAATCGAGAGGGATTTGAACGATGGGCAAAGCTCAATAATCTAAAAGAGGCAGCCCATACCTTCAACTATCTTTCCGAAAATAACTTGCTGAATTATGACGATTTCAGGCAGCATGTATCTGACATTGAAGCTTCTGTGAAAGTTGCCGACCAAAGAATAGCACAAATCAACAGTGAGCTGAGCACGCAGAAAGTCATTCAGAAACACTGCGATTCTTACCGGCTTTGTCGTAAAGTAATTGAAGATTGTAAATCTGCTAAAAATCCAAAAGCATACCGCACCAAACATCAGGCAGAATACCAGCTCCACGATTCACTAAAAAAAGAGCTTCAGGATCTCGGTGTCACCAAAATCCCAAGCTCTAATAAAATCCAGAAGCGGATTGAAAATCTTGAATCTGAACAGGATGCTACTGTCCGGGAAAAACAGGAATTGCAGAAAAAGCAGAAAACCCTAGAGATCATTCAGCAAAATTTCACTGCACTGCTCGATGCTCCAGAGATCAGTTCAGACTTACTTCCGGCAAAAAAGGAACCTGTTTCTGTCACAAGAGAAAAATAAGATTGCACTGGCAACTCACTCATTTTCTTCCAAATCTTCCCAAGGTTTCAAATCCTTTTCCTCCCAGGTGACACCATACGGTGCACCTCCGGAGGTATAACCAGCAATACAGAAAAATCGGTCATCTTGCAAGATCTCTTCTTTGGTCAGATTATCTCTTGCTTCTTTTTTCCGTTTTGCTCGCCTCTGTTTCCTCTTTTGTTTCGCAACAGCTGCTTTTTCTTCCGGCGTTTTCCTATGTCCTTTTGCCATAAGTGTTTCTAGTATAATTCCACTCTGAATGTCTTTTAGTATACGAGTTTCATACCCTGTTTCACGTTTCTCAACAATTCTATAGTATGATGAACATAAAAGATTCGGTGAATCAACATTGTACTAATACTTTTTTTCAACCGAAGTTTTCAATTTTTCAAAAGCTTCTTCACTGATTACATGTTCTATCCGACAGGCATCTCTTTCTGCAGTTTCCCGATCAACCCCGACAGCTACAAGCTGCTCCGTAAAGAACTGATGGCGTTCATAAATTTTCTCGGCAACCTCCCGCCCGGCATTAGTCAGATTGAGGTATCCATCTTCATCGACAGTCAGGAAACCGCCATTCTTTAACACACCTACTGCATGGCTGATGCTCGGTTTACTGAATCCCATGTGCCGGGCAAGATCAATGGATCGGACCATACCCTGCTTCTTTTGAAGAATCAGCACAGCCTCCAGATAATCCTCCCCGGACGCATGAATCTTCATCGGTTCCTCCTTTATGCAAGGCTCCAGCCGGAAGCCTTTTTACGGATATTTACAAAATCCTGATAAATCCCGGCTTTTGCCATAAGCTCGTCATGGGTTCCCTGTTCGCTGATCCGTCCATCAGAGATCACCAAAATCTGATCTGCCTGACGGATGGTATTCAGGCGATGTGCAATCACAAGTAATGTTTTACCCTTTACCAGCTCATTGATTGCCTCCTGGATATAGCTTTCATTATCGGTATCAACACTTGCAGTCGCTTCATCCAGAATGACAATCGGTGCGTCCTTCAAAATGCATCGGGCGATAGAGATTCTTTGCTTTTCGCCGCCGGACAGAGTAGCGCCGCCTTCACCGATGACTGTCTGGAATCCATCTGGCAGCGCCATGATAAAATCATAGCAGCGGGCTTTTTTTGCAGCCTCATAGACTTCTTCCTCGGTAGCGTCCGGTTTACCCATGCTGATATTGTTGTAAATGGTATCCTGGAACAAGTACACCCTCTGGAAAACCATGCTGATCTGTTCCATCAGTTCGGCGAGAGGTACATCCCGAATATCTGTACCACGGATTGTCACTTTGCCGGATTTCACATCCCACAGCCGCGCCAGAAGGTTCGCAATCGTGGATTTGCCACCGCCAGACGGTCCCACAAGTGCGGTCATGGTATTCTTCTGCATAGAGAAGCTGATGTTGTGCAGGACTTCCTTGTCCTGATAGGCGAAGCCCACATCGCTAAATTGTACTTCTGGCTGATCCGGCTGTGCCTGTGACAGAATATGTTGATTTCCGTTATCGGGAAGTTCGGGCTCGTCCAAAACAGCTTCAATGCGGTCTAATGCGGCATTCATCACGGTCAGTCGGGTTGCTTCTCCATAAAGAGCTTTCAGAGGTCCAAAGAGATCAAAGACAAACAGCAGCACGCCCAAAAGATAAGCCAGGGAGAGTACGCCTTCCTGATGTAAAAAAACGGATAAACCGAAGATAGCGGCAATACCCACGCCATAGAGAATGTTTAAGCCAGTGGTCCACGGTGTCATTTTCTGCTCAAACTTCGTATTGACATCCCTTGATTTTTTGAAGTTTTCCGTTAATTCGTCAGATTTTTCTCCGAGCAGATTGTAACTTTTGATAACCCCAATTCCTTCAGCAAAAGACAAGACCGCATCCGTCAAATTCTCACTTTGGTTTTGACGCCCGACAGCCTCCTTGAAGGAAACCTTATTCATATATTTTGCAACCAGTGATGCCAGCAAGGTAATGATTACCGCAATCAGCCCAAGTCTCCAATCCAGTACGAACATAAAAACAGCTAAAACCAAAGTAGACAGCATATAGCTCATCATGTTGCCAATGGTACTCATAGAAACTTCCTCAATGAATACCATATCCGTACTGAGAACAGAGCTGATTTTGCCAATATTCCCCGATGTAAAGTAACCCATCGGCATTTTTCTTAAATGATTTCCCAACTCCATCCGTTTATCAGCAAAGATCATAAATCCAGCGGCACTTTGCAGACGGTCGCTCAAATAGTGAACCACTGTCTGAACCACTACAACAGCTAATAATCCAAGTCCGACAAACAGACAGGTCTTTCCAGTCAGCGTATTATCAGCAAACCCGGCCAAGACAATAAACGCCATGAAGATCGGCATTTTGGAGAGAATGGACTCGACAAATGCACATAGAAATGCAGCCTGAATACGGCTTTTATACCTCCCGGAGAGGTTCAGGATTCTTGAAATCAATGCAAACATTTATCTTCCCTCCTTTGCAGTAGATACTTTCCACTCGGCGCTGTCCTGAGCCGCTTTCCACAACTTTTGGTATTCTGGGCAAGCTTGAATCAGCTCCTGATGTTTTCCGGTTGCCACCATCTTTCCGTGATCCATAACGCATATTTGATCTGCGTTCATTATAGCGGGAAGTTTGTGAGCGATAACTACCAAGGTTTTTCCCTCCACCAGCTCCGCAATAGCAGCCTCCATTTTTTCCTCATTTTCTGGATCAGCATAGGCCGTGGCCTCGTCGAGCACTACAATCGGGGCATCCTTCAATATTGCCCGCGCCAGGGAAATTCGCTGGCGCTGCCCCCCGGAAAGCATTTTCCCCGCATCGCCCGCCATGGAGTGAATACCTTGCGGCAGCTTTTCCAGAAACTCCATACACCGGGCTTTCTTCGCCGCCTGCATTACTTCCTCATCGGTAGCATCCAAACGTCCAAGACGGATATTTTCCAGCAGGGAGGTGTTAAACAGGTACTGATCCTGAGCCACATAGGAAATGCGGCTGTTCAATGCCTCCAGGCTCATATCACAAAGTTTCTGCCCGCCAATGGAAATGCTCCCTTTCTGCGGGTCATAGTAGTGGATCAACAGTTTTGCAAGGGTGCTCTTGCCAGAACCGGATTCACCAACTAGGGCAGTTTTTTGTCCTGCTTGTGCCACAAAGGTAATATCGTGGAGGACTTCGTTTTCCGCTATTATCGGTTTCCCATCTGGGCCAGGCTGTGTCGTCTGATACGCAAAGGAAACATGATCGTAAGAAATGTTAAAATCCTGTCCGTGGAAATCATCCTCAGCAGCTTGCAGCGGTGCCGTATTTAACATCTGTTCAAGTGCCGTGATCTTATAATTCAGATTCGGAATCGTCTCCATAAAGCCCAGTGCTTTCAGGAGAGGAATCCCAATGCTGAGGGAAAGGCAGAGGACTAAAATCAAATCAGGTAAAGTGCTTATGCCACAGAGAACAAACCATGCCCCAAGAGGCAAAGTCAGAATAACAGTGCAGGGCAGTAGACTTCCGTATATCGCCATCCAGGGCCAGGCGGCCTTATACCATGCCAAGGTATAATCCCGATAGTCCGTTACATCCTTGCGGAAGTTCTCGTAAGATTCGCTCTCCCGGTTGAAAACCTTGACAACCTCCATACCATTGATGTACTCAATGATCGTGTTGTTCATTTTCTGTGCAGACTGATAGTAGGGACCCATGCGCTTCATTCCAACAGAGTACATAATGACCATGGAGAGCAGGCTGATCGGGATAGAGGCCAAAGACATAAGAGCCAGTTTCCAGTCCGCACAAAACATAGCAACATAAATCACCAGCGGGATCAGTAAATTTGCGATACCCTCTGGGACTGAATGAGCAAGGAGCAATTCCAAGCTGTCCACATCATCGACAAACAGCTTTTTGATTGTCCCTGTCCCTTTTTCCTCCACAATGCCAAGGGGAAGTTTCTCAAACTTCTTTTGCAGAGATACCCGCAGCCGGAACAATGTGTTATATGCTGCTTTATGAGAAATTGATAATCCCCATCCATAAAAAAACGCCTGCAAAACAAGACAGATCAAAACCCCTATAACACGCAATAAAACAAATTCTGTTTCAACAGAATCGCCCATAACCAATGGCGAAATGACCTGATAGGCCAGCACAAAAGGCAGGATGCCCATAAGAACGCTGACCAGTACGACAACCGTGGCCACATACATATTTTTCTTATATGGC
This Anaerobutyricum hallii DNA region includes the following protein-coding sequences:
- a CDS encoding metal-dependent transcriptional regulator; the protein is MKIHASGEDYLEAVLILQKKQGMVRSIDLARHMGFSKPSISHAVGVLKNGGFLTVDEDGYLNLTNAGREVAEKIYERHQFFTEQLVAVGVDRETAERDACRIEHVISEEAFEKLKTSVEKKY
- the dinB gene encoding DNA polymerase IV, with translation MSERVILHSDMNCFYASVEMLHHPEFTGMPLAVGGDPEARHGIVLTANYIAKQKGVKTGMALWQAKQICPEIIFVPPRMDLYLRFSQMAREIYSEYTDKIEPYGIDEAWLDVSDSRNLKGSGMTIAREISHRIKYELGVTVSIGISWNKIYAKLGSDYKKPDAITEFNRENYKDRIWQLPATDLLYVGRQTNKKLQKLGIRTIGQLAESDEKLLESHLGKIGNVLWAFANGWDEDPVCKEGYEAPVKSIGNSTTTPRDLENDLDVWIIQIALAESVAARLRKHGFKCKTVEITVRDNGLYSFSRQIHLRQPTNITNEIVTAAFQLFKDNYKWEHPIRSLGIRAADLVLDDIPVQLDLFGNQEKKEKLEKLDRTVDEIRRRFGYFSIQRAAMYQDKVLSHLDAGTHTIHPHSYFHG
- a CDS encoding MmcQ/YjbR family DNA-binding protein — translated: MKKEEIFEYVQKQYGTLPEYLWSKLPDSAVLRHKNGKWYAVIMTVEKSKLGLEGRELVDIIDVKCDPDMTNMIIQTYGFLPGYHMNKQHWITILLDGSVSEAKVLDFLDMSYDLIDGAGGKEENVSGLQ
- a CDS encoding helix-turn-helix transcriptional regulator encodes the protein MAINNTLKDIREERNLIQADLAEAIGSCSQTIGRIERGERNPSLEIAIRLAHYLKVPVEDIFQVED
- a CDS encoding helix-turn-helix domain-containing protein; protein product: MRDFGEILAENRKKKGYSQSDLVDLLSQEGIQVTTKAISKWETNAREPALHVFLTLCQLLDIEDIYESFFGENPYNIMSGLNEEGRNKLIEFADILKASKKFSPLSAKIIPFHHPVEITWEPVSAGTGNYLEDSVKETYDVGHLAPEQTDFGVRISGDSMEPVYHTDDVAWIQKKDSLANGEIGIFYLNGNIYIKELHDEPDGVYLISLNQKYRPIQVLESDSFKVFGKVIGKCKGAEIPGFH
- a CDS encoding relaxase/mobilization nuclease domain-containing protein, with the protein product MAYLKIFPIKVTDKKALDYITNPDKTDEKLLVSSFGCSPETADLEFSMTREMAKKNGMDKGDNLAFHLIQSFKPGEVDAENAHRLGQQFADEVLKGKYEYVISTHVDKNHIHNHIIFNAASFVDHHKYVSNKRSYHKLCRISNRICHENGLATSMPTGKKGKSYKENMEYHRGTSWKAKLRVAVDKSIWTSINYEEFLQKMQLAGYEVRQGKHLSFRAPEQKNFTYMKSLGSYYSEENVRIRLAKNRSKVKTPRHLSREARLYINISTYVTTGNREGFERWAKLNNLKEAAHTFNYLSENNLLNYDDFRQHVSDIEASVKVADQRIAQINSELSTQKVIQKHCDSYRLCRKVIEDCKSAKNPKAYRTKHQAEYQLHDSLKKELQDLGVTKIPSSNKIQKRIENLESEQDATVREKQELQKKQKTLEIIQQNFTALLDAPEISSDLLPAKKEPVSVTREK
- a CDS encoding DNA-binding protein — encoded protein: MKKTLTRKQKESYQCLLDYTKEHGYPPTVREFGKLIGVKSTSSAFSRIKQLELNGYIRRIPASPRAIEIL
- a CDS encoding PD-(D/E)XK nuclease family transposase: MDVAKEEIVKTEELETRYERYKGILKDLTIMSDVFMRNVFKKRECTEYVLQVIMNKKDLKVIDQVLQKDYKNLQGRSAILDCVARDSEGKQMDVEIQQDNEGASPKRARYHSGLMDMNTLNPGQDFDDLPESYVIFITRDDALGYGLPIYHIDRKIEEVSENFKDEAHIIYVNSKKQEDTELGRLMHDLHCKNAEDMHSKILADRVYELKETQKGVEFMCREMEQIYSEGIESGEMQKAKETTIALAEMGLPADKIAKAVKIGVDVVQKWIDESMSVAH
- a CDS encoding ABC transporter ATP-binding protein, translated to MFALISRILNLSGRYKSRIQAAFLCAFVESILSKMPIFMAFIVLAGFADNTLTGKTCLFVGLGLLAVVVVQTVVHYLSDRLQSAAGFMIFADKRMELGNHLRKMPMGYFTSGNIGKISSVLSTDMVFIEEVSMSTIGNMMSYMLSTLVLAVFMFVLDWRLGLIAVIITLLASLVAKYMNKVSFKEAVGRQNQSENLTDAVLSFAEGIGVIKSYNLLGEKSDELTENFKKSRDVNTKFEQKMTPWTTGLNILYGVGIAAIFGLSVFLHQEGVLSLAYLLGVLLFVFDLFGPLKALYGEATRLTVMNAALDRIEAVLDEPELPDNGNQHILSQAQPDQPEVQFSDVGFAYQDKEVLHNISFSMQKNTMTALVGPSGGGKSTIANLLARLWDVKSGKVTIRGTDIRDVPLAELMEQISMVFQRVYLFQDTIYNNISMGKPDATEEEVYEAAKKARCYDFIMALPDGFQTVIGEGGATLSGGEKQRISIARCILKDAPIVILDEATASVDTDNESYIQEAINELVKGKTLLVIAHRLNTIRQADQILVISDGRISEQGTHDELMAKAGIYQDFVNIRKKASGWSLA
- a CDS encoding ABC transporter ATP-binding protein, with product MFKKIFEYAGPYKKNMYVATVVVLVSVLMGILPFVLAYQVISPLVMGDSVETEFVLLRVIGVLICLVLQAFFYGWGLSISHKAAYNTLFRLRVSLQKKFEKLPLGIVEEKGTGTIKKLFVDDVDSLELLLAHSVPEGIANLLIPLVIYVAMFCADWKLALMSLASIPISLLSMVIMYSVGMKRMGPYYQSAQKMNNTIIEYINGMEVVKVFNRESESYENFRKDVTDYRDYTLAWYKAAWPWMAIYGSLLPCTVILTLPLGAWFVLCGISTLPDLILVLCLSLSIGIPLLKALGFMETIPNLNYKITALEQMLNTAPLQAAEDDFHGQDFNISYDHVSFAYQTTQPGPDGKPIIAENEVLHDITFVAQAGQKTALVGESGSGKSTLAKLLIHYYDPQKGSISIGGQKLCDMSLEALNSRISYVAQDQYLFNTSLLENIRLGRLDATDEEVMQAAKKARCMEFLEKLPQGIHSMAGDAGKMLSGGQRQRISLARAILKDAPIVVLDEATAYADPENEEKMEAAIAELVEGKTLVVIAHKLPAIMNADQICVMDHGKMVATGKHQELIQACPEYQKLWKAAQDSAEWKVSTAKEGR
- a CDS encoding MobC family plasmid mobilization relaxosome protein, coding for MAERKRNKEIHFYVTEEERKLIRRKMIESKTKNMGAYLRKMAIDGYIVNTDTTPLKKQYEEMHKIGVNINQIAKKVNTTGDLYPEEMQELKEMVKELWRILKSSPLR